TCCTCGAGCACGGTTGAAGCCGCGAGATGGAAGCCACCATAGCCTTTCACCGCGACTATGCTGCCTTCGGAGAGGAGCGTGCCCGCGAGGCGTATTGGGTCACAGGAGTCTACAGGCCGCCCCGTATTAGTGGTAAGGTACACTTTGGGTCCACAGGTGGAGCATGCCACGGTTTCGGCGTGGAAGCGTCTGTTAGCTGGATTCTCATATTCTCTTTGGCAGAAGCCGCATAGCGGGAACTCTTTCATGGTGGTGTTTTCGCGGTCGTAGGGCAAGTGTTCGATGATTGTGAATCGTGGACCGCAGTCGGTGCAGGTTATGAAGAAGTAGTCGTATCGGTGGTCTTTGGGGTCGCGGAGTTCTTTTAGGCATTGGTTACAGATGGCACCGTCAGCGGGGATAACAGAACCCGATTGTTTAGCGGTGCTGCTGCTTTGGTGAATTGCAAATGTGTGATATTGGTTGGGTCCTGAAAGTTCGGTGCGGTTTACGTGTTCGATTTGGGCTAGCGGCGGCTTAAGAGAGGTCAAATCCGTCATGAAACTCTCAACACTTCGCAGGGTGCCTTCTAAGAGCACTTCTACACCTGCGTCGCCGAGGTTGCGCACGTAACCTGTCAAACCATTTTTGACGGCGATACGGTAGATGAAGGGACGAAAGCCGACGCCTTGCACGATACCTGTGATGCCGAGTTTAACACGCAAAGCCTAAACCTTAGCTATCTGTGGGTCAAGTTTTTCTCTTATACATTTCGAAATTCCCCGAGAACCACAAGGGGGCGTTCTATGCGCAGTATTAAATAGAATAGCAGCAAATAACAAGCTTGAGTGTACCTCAACCATGGGAGCATTAGAAGAGATATTTGCGTTCCTTACTGGTGGAAGCATCGGCGGTCTAACACCGATTATCTTTATGATTATTCCCTTGATTGTCGGCTTAATCATTGGATACCTCGTGCATAAGTTCCTAAAAATCGCCGTCATAATCGCCGTTATCAGTGCAATCGCCATTTACTTTGGCTTCCTAAACATCAACACCGCCGCTATGGCTCAACTTGTCGACCAGTATGGACCAATGGTGGTTCAGTATGGAACACTGTTGATAGGCTTACTGCCGTTAAGCATCGGATTAATCGTAGGCCTAGCAGTGGGGTTCCTGCTCGCAAAATAAACCAACCAACCCCTCTTCTTTTTTAACCAGCAAAAGAGTAGTCAGGCTATTTTTTTGGGGGAAAAGGGGTAGCTTTAAAATACAAAGCCATACCTTTGAGCAGTCATGAAAGCCGTGACGTTTGCAGTTGCATTCATCCTAACCATATGCCTAGTCATCGCAGGCGTCATACTCTACCCCGAAATGTTTGGGCAAGCGGTCACGTCAAATAACGAGTTTGTATTTGCCATGTTTTTGGGACCATTCTGTATGCTACTCGTTTTGGGGTGGATAGGCGAAAAACTTGTTCTGCGGGTTTTAAAGAAAGAGTAACGGATCCTCTAACAGGTAGCGGCGCTTCGATGTTGACTTTTGGTTTTTTTAACAGTAAGATAATTAGTTGTCAACACGCAAACTCTATGTTTGGTGAATGACATGAGTGTGTATGACCAGTTTCAGCGCCCCACAGGACGCAAAGGCAAAATCGTTGCCGCAATGATGAACCACGGACACAAATCACTCACCACATGGGGCTTAACACACGTAACCATCAACCCAGACTTTGTGATTTTGGATGCAGGTTGTGGCGGCGGCAAAACCATCAACCGATTAGCCAAACGGGTCCCCAACGGCAAAGTGTATGGCATCGACTATTCACCTGATATGGTGGCGTACGCGACGAAACTAAACAAAAAATTCGTCGACCAAGGCAAAGTCGAAATCACTGAAGCCGCAGTTGACAAAACAGGCTTCTCAAACGGCTTGTTTGATTTGGTGACGGCATGTGAAACCTACTATTTCTGGCCCAGCCTATCAGATGCCTTCAAAGAAATAAACCGAATACTAAA
The DNA window shown above is from Candidatus Bathyarchaeota archaeon and carries:
- a CDS encoding YhcB family protein, with the translated sequence MGALEEIFAFLTGGSIGGLTPIIFMIIPLIVGLIIGYLVHKFLKIAVIIAVISAIAIYFGFLNINTAAMAQLVDQYGPMVVQYGTLLIGLLPLSIGLIVGLAVGFLLAK
- a CDS encoding class I SAM-dependent methyltransferase, which translates into the protein MSVYDQFQRPTGRKGKIVAAMMNHGHKSLTTWGLTHVTINPDFVILDAGCGGGKTINRLAKRVPNGKVYGIDYSPDMVAYATKLNKKFVDQGKVEITEAAVDKTGFSNGLFDLVTACETYYFWPSLSDAFKEINRILKPNGKLLLINEMVKDGVHDVKQAEIIEKTHVHLLTLEEIESMLQAAGFVGVEVSRKEQSPWNTIVAQKPAD